The genomic region AGGCCTTGAGCTTGTAGTCCTTCAGCACGCTGCGCCCGATGATCATCTTCTGGATGTCGCTGGTGCCCTCGCCGATGAGCATGAACGCGGCCTCGCGGTAGAGCCGCTCGATCTCGTACTCCTTGGAGTAGCCGTAGCCGCCGTGGATGCGGAACGACGCCTCGACGACCTCGTTGCAGTACTCGCTGGCCAGCATCTTGGCCATCCCGGCCTCGACGTCGTTGCGCTGCCCGGAGTCCTTCTTGCGGGCCGCGCGGACCATCATCGCGTGCGCGGTCTCGACCTTGGTGGCCATCTCCGCGAGACGGAAGAGGATCGCCTGGTGCTCGGCGATCGGCTTGCCGAAGGTCTCGCGCTGCTGGGCGTAGGCCACCCCGAGCTCGAAGGCGCGGTTGGCGATGCCGCAGGCGCGGGCGGCGACGTTGACGCGGCCGACCTCGACGCCGTCCATCATCTGGTAGAAGCCCTTGCCCGACTCCCCGCCGAGGATCTGGTCGGCGGAGATCCGGTGGCCCTCGAACACCATCTCGGTGGTGTCGATGCCCTTGTAGCCCATCTTGTCGATCTTGCCGGGCACCGTGACGCCCTGCGCGACCTCGCCGAAGCCCGGGGTCTTCTCGACCAGGAACGTCGTCATGTTCTTGTAGACGCTGTCGGCGCCCTCGTCGGTCTTGACCAGCACCGCGACCAGGGTGGAGGAGCCGCCGTTGGTCAGCCACATCTTCTGCCCGGTGATCTCATAGCCGTCATCGGTGCGGGTCGCCTTGGTCGTGATCGCCGCGACGTCCGAGCCGAGCGCGGGCTCCGACATCGAGAACGCGCCCCGGATCTCGCCGGTCGCCATCTTCGGCAGGTACTTGCGCTTCTGCTCCTCGGTGCCGTGCTTCATCAGGAGGTAGGCCACGATGAAGTGGGTGTTGATGACGCCCGAGACGCTCATCCAGCCGCGGGCGATCTCCTCCACGCACAGGGCATAGGTCAGCAGCGACTCCCCCAGGCCGTCGTACTCCTCGGGGATCATCAGCCCGAAGATGCCGAGCTCCTTGAGGCCCTCGACGATCTCGGTGGGGTACTCGTCGGCGTGCTCCAGCTCGGTGGCCACCGGAAGGATCTTCTCCTCCACGAAGGTGCGGACCGCCTTCAGGATCTCGCTCTGGTCCTCGGTCAGTCCCTCGGTCTCGCACAGGCGACCCATGGTCACTCTCCTCCGCTGTGGCCCGCCCGCGGTGCGGTCGGACGATGGCTTGGATCTGGTACGGCGTACCCCGCGGAGCGTACCGGCGAGTAGTTTCGGCGCGACATGACCAGACTCACAC from Nocardioides sp. dk884 harbors:
- a CDS encoding acyl-CoA dehydrogenase family protein → MGRLCETEGLTEDQSEILKAVRTFVEEKILPVATELEHADEYPTEIVEGLKELGIFGLMIPEEYDGLGESLLTYALCVEEIARGWMSVSGVINTHFIVAYLLMKHGTEEQKRKYLPKMATGEIRGAFSMSEPALGSDVAAITTKATRTDDGYEITGQKMWLTNGGSSTLVAVLVKTDEGADSVYKNMTTFLVEKTPGFGEVAQGVTVPGKIDKMGYKGIDTTEMVFEGHRISADQILGGESGKGFYQMMDGVEVGRVNVAARACGIANRAFELGVAYAQQRETFGKPIAEHQAILFRLAEMATKVETAHAMMVRAARKKDSGQRNDVEAGMAKMLASEYCNEVVEASFRIHGGYGYSKEYEIERLYREAAFMLIGEGTSDIQKMIIGRSVLKDYKLKA